Within Candidatus Stygibacter australis, the genomic segment TAATTATGAGCCAGCTTATGAAACGAGTTCAGATAAGAAGAAAATAGTGAAAGAATTACGGGAATTGTCAGATAAAGCAGAAACTGTCTGGCTGGCAACTGACGAAGACCGCGAAGGTGAAGCCATATCCTGGCATCTTTTGAAGGCTTTGCATCTGGATGAGAAAAAAGTTAACCGAATTGTATTTCATGAAATAACCAAACAAGCTATCCTTGAGGCAATCGCAAATCCCCGCAAAATTGATCAGAACCTTGTGGATGCACAGCAGGCTCGTAGAATCCTGGACAGGCTTGTAGGTTTTGAATTATCACCTTTATTGTGGCGAAAAGTAATGCCAAAATTAAGTGCCGGCAGAGTTCAATCTGTGGCAACAAGATTGGTTGTTGATAGAGAAAATGAGATCAAAAACTTTCAGGAAGAAGAATATTTTAAAGTAAATGCAGATTTCCAGGTTGGTGAAAGTGTATTAAAAGCGGAAGGTTCAGAGAATCTTGGTGAAAAGGACACGGCAGAGAAATTTTTAACTGACTGTATTCCAGCAAAATATCAAGTTAATAATATTGAGACAAAACCAGGAAAGAGAGTCCCTCCTCCCCCATTTACAACTTCCACCCTTCAACAGGATGCCAGCAGAAAGTTGGGATTTACTGTTGCAAAAACTATGCTGGTTGCCCAGCAGTTATATGAATCTGGATTGATAACTTATATGAGAACAGATTCAGTAACATTGAGTGAACTGGCTTTGGGTACAATCAAGAAAGAGATTATCGCTGACTTTGGCAGTCGCTATTATAAGCGGAGAATGTACAAAACAAAGAGCAAGGGAGCTCAGGAAGCACATGAAGCTATTCGACCTACTTATGTCAGTAACCGTGAAGTAGAAGGCACTAATGATCAACAGAAATTGTACAAGCTGATCTGGAAGAGGACTATGGCAAGTCAAATGAGTGATGCTGTGCTGGAAAGAACCACAGTAACGATAGATATTTCCACTCGTGAAGAAAATCTTATTGCAAAAGCAGAAGTGATAATATTCCCAGGGTTTTTGAAGGTTTATGACACAAATGGAAGCAGTAAAGAAGATGTTCAAACCATTCCCCCGATTAAACAAGGTGAATTTCTTGATTTGATTGTAATGATAGCTACCCAGAAATATACCCAATCTCCAGTGAGATATAATGAAGCTATGCTGGTGCGAAAACTGGAAGAATTAGGTATCGGCAGACCCTCCACTTATGCTCCTATCATATCTACAATCCAAAAACGTAAATATGTTGAAAAGCTGAATAAGCCGGCATTAACGAGGAAAATCTGTGTATTGGAACTCGCTAAGGGCAAT encodes:
- the topA gene encoding type I DNA topoisomerase, which codes for NYEPAYETSSDKKKIVKELRELSDKAETVWLATDEDREGEAISWHLLKALHLDEKKVNRIVFHEITKQAILEAIANPRKIDQNLVDAQQARRILDRLVGFELSPLLWRKVMPKLSAGRVQSVATRLVVDRENEIKNFQEEEYFKVNADFQVGESVLKAEGSENLGEKDTAEKFLTDCIPAKYQVNNIETKPGKRVPPPPFTTSTLQQDASRKLGFTVAKTMLVAQQLYESGLITYMRTDSVTLSELALGTIKKEIIADFGSRYYKRRMYKTKSKGAQEAHEAIRPTYVSNREVEGTNDQQKLYKLIWKRTMASQMSDAVLERTTVTIDISTREENLIAKAEVIIFPGFLKVYDTNGSSKEDVQTIPPIKQGEFLDLIVMIATQKYTQSPVRYNEAMLVRKLEELGIGRPSTYAPIISTIQKRKYVEKLNKPALTRKICVLELAKGNVSEKLKSEKYGVQKGKLFPTDIGIIVNDFLIKYFIDIMDYNFTASVVEEFDKIAEGDLEWKDMIDRFYISFHKQVEVTGKESEKFSGETLLGVDPESGRKVVARLGRYGPMIQIGDKDDEEKPRFASLPKNSSIDKITLQDALKLFQFPRLLGEHQGEQVLLANGRYGPYIKLGKNNYSLDKKTNLNDVDLDSALKLIEEQEEEKKNRIIKEFAEDEKLRVLKGRWGPYISYGRKNIKIPADYEPENLSYDDCKEIIAAAGDTGKKKSRKS